The Sphingobium sp. JS3065 genomic sequence AGGCGGTCCTCCGATGGGAATTGCCGGAATGTGTCCGGCTTGGAAAATAGCGCTTTTCAGGGCGCTCATGTGTCAGAAGGTGGATGATGAGGGCATTTCTTTTTCCGGGGCAGGGCAGCCAGTCGGTCGGCATGGGCAAGGCGCTGGCCGACGCCAGCCCGGCGGCGAGGGAGCTGTTTCAGGAGGTCGACGACGCCCTGTCGCAGCATCTGTTCCGCATCATGGTGGAGGGGCCGGAAAGCGACCTGACGCTCACCGAAAACGCGCAGCCCGCGATCATGGCGAATGCGCTGGCGACGCTGCGGGTGATGCAGAAGGAAGGCGGTTTCTCGCTGGCGGAAAAGGGCGATTTCGTCGCCGGGCACTCGCTGGGCGAATATAGCGCGCTTTGTGCGGCGGAGGCTTTCGATATCGCCACCACGTCGAAGCTGCTGAAGCTGCGCGGGCGGGCGATGCAGGCCGCCGTGCCGGTGGGTGAGGGCGCGATGGCGGCGCTGCTGGGCGCGGACATTGAAAAGGCGCAGGCGCTGGCCGAGGCCGCTGCCGAGGGTGAGGTCTGCACCGTCGCCAACGACAATGACCCGACGCAGGTGGTGATTTCCGGCCATCGCGGCGCGATCGAGCGGGCGGTGGCGCTGGTCAAGGATCACGGCATCAAGCGCGGCGTGCTGCTGCCGGTGTCGGCGCCCTTCCATTGCCCGCTGATGCAGCCTGCGGCGGAGGCGATGGAGGAGGCTCTGGGCAAGGCGGCGATCAACACGCCGCTGCTGCCGGTCTATGCCAATGTGCTGGCGAGCGCGATTGCCGATCCGGAGGAGATCAAGCGGCGTTTGGTCGAGCAGGTGACGGGCCGGGTGCGCTGGCGCGAATCCGTGGCGGCGATGTGGGATGCGGGCGTGACCGAATTTGTCGAACTGGGCGGCAAGGTGCTGGGTCCGATGGTCAAGCGCATCGCGCCCGACGCGACCGTGCGCAGCATCGTGACGATGGACGATGTAGAGGCCGCCCTGGGGGCGATGTGAGCAGCGATCCCGTCCTGACCAGCCGCGACGGGGCCGTGCTGACGGTCACGCTCAACATGCCGGACCGGCGCAATCCTATTTCCGACCCGGCCATGGTGGACGCGCTATGCGCCGTGTTCGAGGAGGCGGAGCGCGACCTGTCGGTGCGCGTGGCGATCCTGACCGGGGCGGGGAGCGCCTTTTCCTCCGGCGGCGACCTGAACGCGATGCGGCCCGATGCGGGCGGGTTGCGGGCGGGGCTGCCCGCGCAGACGCGGCGCAATTACCGGGCGGGAATCCAGCGTTTGCCGCTGCTGTTCCAGGCGCTGGAACTGCCGGTGGTCGCGGCGGTCAACGGCCCTGCCATCGGCGCGGGCTGCGATCTGACGTTGATGTGCGATGTCAGGATCGCGGCGCAATCGGCCAAATTCGCTGAATCCTTCGTCAAGCTGGGGATCGTTTCGGGGGATGGCGGGGCGTGGCTGCTGCCGCGCATCGTCGGCTTTTCCAAGGCGACCGAACTGGCGCTGACCGGCGAGACCATCGACGCGCAGGAAGCTCTGCGGATCGGGCTGGTGAGCGAGGTGGTGCCGGATACCGATTTGCTGGCGGCGGCGCGGGCTGTGGCGGACAAGATCGCCGCCAATCCGCCTCATGCTACCCGGATGACCAAAAGGCTGCTGCGCGCGGCGCAGACGGCGGAATTGAACCAGATCATGGAAATGGCGGGCGCGATGCAGGCGCTGGCCCATGCGACGGCGGATCATGATGAGGCGATCGACGCCTTTTTCGAGCGCCGGACGCCGAATTTCAAGGGAGACTGACATGTTCGATCTGACAGGCATGACCGCGCTGGTGACGGGCGCTTCGGGGGGCATCGGGTCCGCCATCGCGAAGGCCCTCGCCGCGCAGGGCGCCACGCTGGCCCTTTCGGGGAGCAATGAAGAGAAGCTGAAAGCTTTCGCAGCCGAACTGGGCGGGGATCACAAGATTCTGGTCTGCAACCTGGGCGATCCGGCGGCGGTCGACGCGCTGATCCCGCAGGCGGTCGAAGCGCTGGGCGGGAAGATCGACATACTGGTCAACAATGCCGGCATCACCCGCGACAACCTGATCCTGCGGATGAAGGATGAGGAATGGTCGGACGTGATCTCCGTCAATCTGGAGGCGGCGTTCCGGCTGGCCCGCGCCGCCGCCAAGCCGATGATGAAGGCGCGTTTCGGGCGCATCATCTCCATCACGTCGGTCGTGGGCGTCACCGGCAATCCGGGCCAGGCCAATTATGCCGCGTCGAAGGCGGGTATCATCGGCATGTCGAAATCGCTGGGCCAGGAACTGGCGAGCCGGGGCATCACCGTGAACTGCGTCGCGCCGGGCTTCATCCGGTCGGCCATGACGGACGCGCTGAACGACGCGCAGAAGGGCGCGATCCTGACCAGGATTCCGGCGGGCGATCTGGGCGCGGGCGAGGATATTGGCGCGGCAGTCGTGTATCTGGCCAGCAAGGAAGCCGGATATGTCACCGGGCAGACTCTGCACGTCAACGGCGGCATGGCGATGATCTGATTTTGCCGGGCGCGGCGGGTTTATTCCATCGCGCCCCAAAATTTTCGGCATTTGCAAAGCCGCCGCCTTGTGCCATCGGGGTTGAGCCGTCGAATGCAGGAAAGGGCGTACCAGCTGATCGTCTCTTGCCTCTTGCCTCTTGCCTCTTGCCTCTTGCCTCTTGCCTCTTATGGGGCTTGCCTCTAGGGCATGCCTTAACAAATATTCAGAACCATCAACGATACCCAGTAAGAAGGACCTCTCATGAGTGAGACCGCGGATCGCGTAAAGAAAATCGTCGTCGAGCATCTGGGCGTCGAAGCCGAGAAGGTGACCGAGGATGCGAGCTTCATTGACGATCTGGGCGCTGACAGCCTGGACATCGTCGAGCTGGTGATGGCGTTCGAGGAAGAATTCGGCGTCGAAATCCCCGACGATGCGGCGGAAAAGATCGCCACCGTCAAGGACGCCATCGATTATATCGACAGCAAGCAGTAAGAACGTCGGGCGGCCCGCCCTTTTGCAGGTCTGGCCGCCGCGTTTGAAGGAAATGGCTCCTCCTGTCCGGTAAAAAACCGGGTCTTGGGGAGCCTTTTCGTATCTGGTCCCCGTTCACAAGCGCCTTTCGAAAGGCTAGATGGGCGGCGTTGAGCCAAAGAGATTTTTCGGAGCAAGCATATGCGTCGTGTTGTCGTCACCGGCCTTGGCATGGTCAGCCCGCTTGGCGGGGATGTGGAAACGACCTGGAAGAACATCATCGCGTCCAAATCCGGCGCGGCGACGATCACGCGCTTCGACGCCAGCGAATATAAGTGCCGGATCGCCTGCGAAGTGAAGCCGGCGGATCACGAATATGGCTATGACGCCGGGCTGGACGTCGATCACAAGATCCAGCGTCAGGTCGATCCGTTCATCGTCTATGGCATTTCCGCCGCCAGCCAGGCGCTGCGCGACGCGGGGCTGGACAATATGAGCGAGGAAGAACGGCTGCGCGCCGGTTGCTCCATCGGTTCGGGCATTGGCGGCCTGCCGGGCATCGAGAGCGAATCGCTGGTGCTGGCGAACCGCGGGCCGGGCCGGGTCAGCCCGCACTTCGTCCATGGCCGCCTCATCAACCTGATCTCCGGCCAGGTGTCGATCAAATACGGCCTGATGGGTCCGAACCATGCGGTTGTCACCGCCTGCTCCACCGGCGCGCACTCGATTGGCGACGCCGCCCGCATGATCGCGCTGGACGATGCCGACGTGATGCTGGCGGGCGGCGCCGAAAGCGCGATCTGCCCTATCGGCATCGCCGGATTCGCGCAGGCGCGGGCGCTGTCGACCGCCTTCAACGACAGCCCGGAAAAGGCTTCGCGGCCCTATGACGTCAACCGCGACGGCTTCGTCATGGGCGAAGGCGCGGGCGTGGTCGTGCTGGAGGAATATGAGCGGGCGAAGGCGCGCGGCGCGAAAATCTATGCCGAGGTCGTCGGCTATGGCCTGTCGGGCGATGCCTATCATGTCACCGCCCCGCATCCGGAAGGCAATGGCGCCTATCGTTCGATGGAGATGGCGCTCAGGAAATCCGGTCTGGGCCTTGGCGATATCGACTATGTGAACGCGCACGGCACGTCGACCCCGTTGGGCGACGAACTGGAACTGGGCGCGGTGAAGCGGCTGTTCGGCGAGCATCTGGGCACCATGTCGATGAGTTCGACCAAGTCGGCCATCGGTCACTTGCTGGGCGGCGCGGGCGCGGTGGAGAGCATCTTCTGCATCCTGGCGCTGCGCGACCAGATCGTGCCGCCGACGCTGAACCTGGACGAGCCGAGCGAAAGCTGCAAGGGCGTCGACCTGGTTCCGCACGTCGCCAAGGAGCGCAAGGTGCGCGCCGTGCTGAACAACAGCTTCGGTTTCGGCGGCACCAACGCTTCGCTGATCATGAAGGCGGTCTGAGACACGACGCATGCGGCGGCTGGGCTATGGCATATTGCTGATCGGCCTTGCCGTCGCGGCTTTCGTGGCGTTCCGCTTCGTCCATGGCTGGACCGAGGCGGGACCGGCGACCAGGGATATGACGGTGGTCGTGCCCGACGGCGCGACCATCGCGGATGCCGCGCTGCTGTTGAAGCGGGAGGGCGCGGTGCGTTCCGCCGACGCTTTCCTGACCCGCGCCAAGATATTCGGGCGCGGCAAATCGATCAAGGCGGGCGAATTCCTGATCCCCAAGGGCGCCAGCAACAGCGACATCTTCAGGATATTGGGCGGCGGGAAGACGCTGACCCGGTTCGTCACCATACCGGAGGGGATGCCCTCCATCCTGGTCCATGAGCGGCTGATGGCCAATGAGGAACTGACCGGCGACATAGCGGTGCCGGCGGAGGGCAGCGTGCTGCCCGACAGCTATGCCTTCGACAAGGGCGAAAGCCGGGCGGCGGTGCTGGGGCGCATGCAGGACGCCATGGACAAGGCGCTTGCCAAGCTGTGGGCGGAGCGGGCGCCCGATACGGTCGCCAGGACGCCGAAGGAAGCCGTCATCCTGGCCAGCATCGTGGAGAAGGAAACCGGCGTGCCTTCCGAGCGGCCGATGGTCGCGGGGGTGTACGGCAACCGGCTGAAGGCCCGCATGATGTTGCAGGCGGACCCGACGATCATCTACCCCATCACCAAGGGGAAGCCTTTGGGGCGGCGGATCAAGAAGTCGGAGATCGCGGCGGTCAACGACTATAACACCTATGCGATGACTGGCCTGCCCAAGGGGCCGATCGCCAATCCGGGGCGATTGTCGATCCTGGCGGTGCTGCATCCGGCGGAGACGAAGGCGCTTTATTTCGTCGCGGACGGCAAGGGCGGGCATATTTTCGCCGATACGCTGCAAGAGCATAATGAAAATGTGCGGAAATGGTTTGAAATCCGCCGGGCCAGGGGCGAGCTTTAGGAGGATAGCGCCATTGCGATCCGCGCGAAGCCCGCTATCTCTGCGGCATGTCCGGCCCGCAATCTCCCGATCGTTTCCATGAAGACAAGGCGAGTTTCACCGTCACCGGCAGTCAGCCCGACATGGAGGCAGGCGTCGAGGCGATCCGCACGACGTTGAAGACCCTGCCGACGCGCCCCGGCGTCTATCGCATGCAGGACGCCCGCGGCGACGTTCTCTATGTCGGCAAGGCACGGGCGCTGCGCAACCGCGTGACCAGCTATACCCAGGTGGACCGCCTGCCGAAGCGGTTGCAGCGCATGGTGGCGCAAACCCGCTCCATGACCATCGTCACCACCAACAGCGAGGCCGAAGCGCTGCTGCTGGAGGCGCAGCTCATAAAGCGTTTCCGCCCGCCCTACAATGTCCTGTTGCGCGACGACAAAAGCTTTCCCTTCATCCTGTTGCGGGAGGATCATGATTTTCCCCGCGTGCAGAAGCATCGCGGCGCGCGCAAATATAAGGGCCGCTATTATGGCCCCTTCGCCAGCGCAGGATCGGTCACGCGGACCATCAATGCCCTGCAGAAGCTGTTCCTGCTCAGAAGCTGTACGGACAGTTTTTTCGCCAACCGGTCGCGGCCCTGCCTGCTCTATCAGATCCGCCGCTGCTCCGCGCCCTGCGTGGGGCGGATCGATGATGCCCATTATGCCGAACTGGTGCAGGACGCGCAGGATTTCCTGGGCGGCAAATCGACCGCCGTGCAGAAGAAGCTGGGGCAGGCGATGCAGGCGGCGTCCGACGCCATGGATTTCGAGCAGGCGGCGGTGCTGCGGGATCGGCTGAAGGCGTTGACCTTCATCCAGGGCAGCCAGGCGATCAATGCCGAGGGGCTGGGCGATGCCGACATCTTCGCGCTGGCGACCAGGGGCGGGTCGATGTGCATCCAGGCCTTCTTCATTCGCGGCGGGCAGAATTGGGGCCATCGCAGCTTCTTTCCCGTCCACACGGCGGAGGTGGCGGAGGATGAGGTGCTCAGCAGCTTCATGGCGCAATTCTATGAAGAGGTGCCGCCGCCCAAGCTGATCCTGTCGGACCGCGTGCCTGCCGAATGCGATCTGATGGCGCAGGCGCTGACCGAGCGCATCGGTTCCAGGGTGCGGATCGAAGTGCCGCAGCGGGGCGACCGCACCCGCCTGATCAAACAGGCGCAGCGCAACGCGGTGGAGGCATTGGACCGGCGGCTGGCGGAAACCACCACGCAGGCCAAGGTGCTGGAGGAAATGGTCGAGACTTTCGGGCTGGACGGGGTGCCCGACCGGATCGAGATTTACGACAACAGCCATATCCAGGGCGCGCATGCGCTGGGCGCGATGGTCGTCGCCGGGCCGGAGGGTTTCCGCAAGAACGCCTATCGCAAGTTCAACATGAAGAATCCGGAAACATCGAACGACGATTTCGCGATGATGCGCGAGATGTTCGAGCGGCGCTTTGCCAAATGGGCGGGAGATGGGGCGGCCCGCGAAGACCCGGATCGCGACGGCGGCGAATGGCCCGATCTGGTGCTGATCGACGGCGGCAAGGGGCAATTGTCCGCCGCCCGCGCGATATTGGAGGAGATGGGCATAGAGGATGTCTGCATGATCGGCATCGCCAAGGGGCCGCATCATGGCCGCGAGGGGCGGGAGGTGTTTCACATGCCGGACGGGCGGGAAATCACATTCCCGCTCAACCATCCCGTGCTCTTCTACCTCCAGCGGCTGCGGGACGAGGCGCACCGCTTCGCCATCGGCGCGCACCGGCAGAAACGCAGCAAGGCGATCACCGTCAGTTCGCTGGACGAAGTGCCCGGCATCGGCCCTTCCCGCAAGAAGGCGCTGCTGATGCATTTCGGAACCGCCAGGGCCGTGAAGAGCGCGGCGCTGGAAGACCTGCTGAAGGCGCCGGGCGTGTCAAAGGCGGTGGCCCAGCAGATATATGATTATTTCCACGGCTGACATGGAGGGGCGCGACCCTGTCCCCGGCGGCGCGAGCAATGCCATGTCCGATTATCTTTGCGATGAACGGATCGACATTTGACCGGGGCATGATTTCCTTTCCATAAGATGCGACCTGAAAAGAGATAAAGCATCGGGGTCGAACAGGGGATGTGCATCACGCGATGGATGGGCGGAGCGAATCCGCGATGAGCTGTTGGGATATGCGCGCCCTGTCGGCGCTTCGTCCCTGGCGGACGCTGGATTTCACCCGGCTGCTGCTGGCCGTCATCTATACTGTCGTCAGCTTCACCTTCTCCAACGCCCGCCATTGGGTGGAGATGGCCGAGCATGTGCTGGTCGTCCTGATGCTGCTGCTGGCGCTGTCGGCGGTGTTCCTGTCGTCGCGTTCCTGGGTGACGGACATGCGGGTTCGCGCGCCGGTCATATGCCTGGACGCGCTGTTGTTCCTTGCCCTGCTGCTGGTGACGAACCCGTCCAACAGCCCCTATTTTTCCGGCAGCTTCTTCGTGGCGGTGGAAGTGGCGCTGATCGTGCGGCGGCGGTTCCACCTGCTGGTCGCGCTGGCGGCCGGTGCGGCGGCGATCGGCACCACATGGTTCGACAAGGTCGCTTTTCTGCCGCCCGAACCCGAAGCGGAGCGAGTCGTGCTGCGGGCATGCTATCTGGCGGTGGCGATCCTGGTGACGGGCGTGTTGCTGGGGCCGCGCCGGGAAGCCTTGCTGGAATATGAGCGGAGCAATAGGCTGCTGGAGGGCGAATTGCCCACCTCCAGGAGAGATCATGGTCCCTTCCTGCTCCAGGCGTTGAGGCTGGCCACCGGGGCCGACGCCGTCGCCGTGCTGTTCCGCATGGCCAGCCATGAACCGCCCCGTTTCGCCGGCAGCGGCGCGCTGGAGCCGCCGTCCACCGATTTCGGCAATCTGCTGGCGGCGGACACCGGCTGGCACGACCGGTCGAGAAAGGCGTCGATCATCCTGTCGAACGACGGAATTTCCACATTGGGCGCGCTGTCCGAAGGCGGGCAGGCGTGGACCGCGCTGTTGGATGTCGACACGGTGCTGACCATGCGGGTGGCGATCGGCACTTTCGAAGCGGTGGGTGCGGCCTGCCTGGACGATCCCTGCCATGAGGATCGCGCCGCCATCGCGCAGCGGGTTTTCGAAAGTGCCTGCGAGGAACTGACCGTACGCAACAGCCTGGACCTGGCCCATGCCATCGCCGGTGCGCGGGAAAGGGAGCGGTTGCAGCGGGAATTGCATGACAGCGTCCTGCAGGCGCTGGCCAGCATCCGTTTCCAGATCGCGCCGCTGCTGGGCGGCCAGCCTGTCGCGCCGCGCGCCGTCATGGAGAATGTCGACCGCATCGCGAAGGACCAGATCGCCACTATCCGCTGGATCATCAAACCCGAAGCCGATGAGGAGGATTTGGCCTATCTGCCCGAAACGCTGGCCATGGTGGTGCGGTCGCTGGGCGAGCAATGGGGCATAAGCTGCAACCTGAAGGTGGAGGACGGCAATTGCGCGACCAACGCCATGATCGGCCGGGAACTGAGCTTCGCCGTGCGGGAGATCGTCGCCAATGCGGTGCGGCATGCGCGGGCGCGGTCCGTGGACTTCCTGCTGGAGCCGGACGGTAACCGCATCGCCCTTCAGGTCAGCGATGACGGCGTGCCCAACATGGCGCGTCTGGGGTCGAGCGGGGCGGTGCCCTCTCGTTCGCTGATGCGGCGGATACAGATGCTGGGCGGCGAGGTGTTCCTTCAGAATATCGGCGGACGCACGACGATCCGGATCACGGTTCCGCGGAAGTGAGGAGTGACTGGAGCAGGGGCGCTCCTTAACTTTTCCGCCATCATCCCCATATTGGCGGCAGCCCCGGCCTTTTCGTCGGTCGTGCATTTACCGGGCATTTACCAACATGGCCGATAGTCGCGGCCAGGCAAGGCGTTCGGAGGAGGTCCGGTTTCCATGGTGCGAACGGTAAGGGATCGTCTCTATCGCAAGAGCGTGGCCGTGGTGCTGTCGATGCAGGTCAATCTGGAACGGATCGTCGCCATCTGGATATTGGCGGCCGCCTTCGCCTGCGGCCTGCGGTTGGCCTTTCCCGCGACGCCCTATCAAAGCACGCCTTGGGTGAGCGGGGCGGGCCTGTTGCCCTATCTGCTGGTCGTGGGGGCGCCGGTCGGTTCGCTGCTGCTGGGATTGAAGCTGTTTCCCGCCGGGCGCATCCATGCGCAGCCCGCCTTCCGGCTGGCGCAGGTGGGGCGCTGGCGCAAGGTCGATTGCCTGAAGGCGCGGGAGATGTCGCAATTCGGCCTCTATGGCTTGATGGCGTCGCTTTTGGTCGGGATCGCGGTGAACGTGCCGGTGCGCACGCTGGAGTTTCTCGGCTCTATCCCCGCCCTGGGCAGCTATTCGCCATCCTGGTTCGTCGGGCTTTACGGCGTGATGCTGGCCGATGTGGTGATCCTGTCCAGCCTTTACATGTTCGCCTTCGCCATGGCGCTGCGGCTGGCGCCGCTGTTCCCGCGTTTCCTGGTGATGGTATGGGGCGTCGACCTGCTGGCCCAACTCGGCATCGCCAGGCTGGTGGCCGGGGTCGACAATGTGCCGCATGCGGTGGACTCGGCGTTGCTCGACATGTTGACGGGCAATGTGAAGAAGGTGCTGATCAGCGCCGCGATCTGGCTGCCCTATCTCCTGCTTTCGGAACGGGTGAATGTCACCTTCCGCCACCGTGTCAGCGCCCATTGACGCGGACCTGGATTTTCCCAAAACGGGACATCTATAAGCGGCTGAATTATCCTGATCTTCCCGCGACGAGTCGCGGCTGATTCGCGGTGAACCGTGCCGACTGCCGATTTTCCGCCCTAAGTCGTCGGTTTTCCCCGCTCCGAATAGTCTAGTACCAAGGTATTAGCCCAGCAGGCAATTCCCGCTCCGCATTCCAACTATCCGGGCAAATAAGCGCCTGCTTGATCTGTGATGGCTTTCTATTTGTTGAAAGTAGAAATGCAGAATTATTCATGTAACACTGATATTTAGTTTGATCGTCAAATGTAGATGAAAATTAAAGCATTAGTAAAGCATGAGATAAGTTATAATTTTCTAAAGCCATATATCCAAAGATATACTTAAAAGCCATGTCGTTTACTTATGGTAACAATATTGGTTTCCAGAAAAGGTTAACAAAAAATTGAAATAAGCCATTGAGAAATATACGATTTTTTTACCGTGTTGACTTGCATCGGCTTTGCTTCAATTTGATCCCAAGTTCTACGGGAACTGCCAACTGCCTGGCGAGTGGGTGATAATCGCCGCCGGGGTCGCGAGGTGGACAGGCCCCTACCGTGGAGCTGAGCAAGAGCGGCCGGGAAAATGGTTTCCGGCGGGAATAGGGGTAAGAGACATGACTTTCTTCAAGAACCTGTGGAATGATCAGAGCGGCGCTTCTGCGGCTGAATATGCGTTGATCCTGGCAATCGTGGGCACCGGTATTGCGGTCGCTGCATGGAATTTGGGCGACGCGGTTGGTACTGCGATGAACAATGCGAAGGATTGTATTGCAAGCGCAGGAACTGATACTTCTGCGGCTCCTGCTGATTGTTAATGAAATAATCATACTTTTGGGCCGGTCAGAATTTTTCTGGCCGGCCTAATGGATTAACAATTCCGGGGGGAGTTGTCGTGGGGCAGCGCAGATCTTTAATCGCCCTTGGCCTCGCAATATTGCTGGGCCTTGCAGCCGTTTTCATCGCCAACTCCTATCTGTCCAGCGCCGAAAAGGCGCCGCAGGCGGATGGCGGCATGGCGAAGGTTGTTGTGGCGACCGTGTCGCTGCCCTTCGGATCGGCGGTCACCGCCGAAAAGATACGCACGGTC encodes the following:
- the fabD gene encoding ACP S-malonyltransferase, whose amino-acid sequence is MRAFLFPGQGSQSVGMGKALADASPAARELFQEVDDALSQHLFRIMVEGPESDLTLTENAQPAIMANALATLRVMQKEGGFSLAEKGDFVAGHSLGEYSALCAAEAFDIATTSKLLKLRGRAMQAAVPVGEGAMAALLGADIEKAQALAEAAAEGEVCTVANDNDPTQVVISGHRGAIERAVALVKDHGIKRGVLLPVSAPFHCPLMQPAAEAMEEALGKAAINTPLLPVYANVLASAIADPEEIKRRLVEQVTGRVRWRESVAAMWDAGVTEFVELGGKVLGPMVKRIAPDATVRSIVTMDDVEAALGAM
- a CDS encoding crotonase/enoyl-CoA hydratase family protein — translated: MSSDPVLTSRDGAVLTVTLNMPDRRNPISDPAMVDALCAVFEEAERDLSVRVAILTGAGSAFSSGGDLNAMRPDAGGLRAGLPAQTRRNYRAGIQRLPLLFQALELPVVAAVNGPAIGAGCDLTLMCDVRIAAQSAKFAESFVKLGIVSGDGGAWLLPRIVGFSKATELALTGETIDAQEALRIGLVSEVVPDTDLLAAARAVADKIAANPPHATRMTKRLLRAAQTAELNQIMEMAGAMQALAHATADHDEAIDAFFERRTPNFKGD
- the fabG gene encoding 3-oxoacyl-[acyl-carrier-protein] reductase; this encodes MFDLTGMTALVTGASGGIGSAIAKALAAQGATLALSGSNEEKLKAFAAELGGDHKILVCNLGDPAAVDALIPQAVEALGGKIDILVNNAGITRDNLILRMKDEEWSDVISVNLEAAFRLARAAAKPMMKARFGRIISITSVVGVTGNPGQANYAASKAGIIGMSKSLGQELASRGITVNCVAPGFIRSAMTDALNDAQKGAILTRIPAGDLGAGEDIGAAVVYLASKEAGYVTGQTLHVNGGMAMI
- a CDS encoding acyl carrier protein, with protein sequence MSETADRVKKIVVEHLGVEAEKVTEDASFIDDLGADSLDIVELVMAFEEEFGVEIPDDAAEKIATVKDAIDYIDSKQ
- the fabF gene encoding beta-ketoacyl-ACP synthase II, yielding MRRVVVTGLGMVSPLGGDVETTWKNIIASKSGAATITRFDASEYKCRIACEVKPADHEYGYDAGLDVDHKIQRQVDPFIVYGISAASQALRDAGLDNMSEEERLRAGCSIGSGIGGLPGIESESLVLANRGPGRVSPHFVHGRLINLISGQVSIKYGLMGPNHAVVTACSTGAHSIGDAARMIALDDADVMLAGGAESAICPIGIAGFAQARALSTAFNDSPEKASRPYDVNRDGFVMGEGAGVVVLEEYERAKARGAKIYAEVVGYGLSGDAYHVTAPHPEGNGAYRSMEMALRKSGLGLGDIDYVNAHGTSTPLGDELELGAVKRLFGEHLGTMSMSSTKSAIGHLLGGAGAVESIFCILALRDQIVPPTLNLDEPSESCKGVDLVPHVAKERKVRAVLNNSFGFGGTNASLIMKAV
- the mltG gene encoding endolytic transglycosylase MltG, with the translated sequence MRRLGYGILLIGLAVAAFVAFRFVHGWTEAGPATRDMTVVVPDGATIADAALLLKREGAVRSADAFLTRAKIFGRGKSIKAGEFLIPKGASNSDIFRILGGGKTLTRFVTIPEGMPSILVHERLMANEELTGDIAVPAEGSVLPDSYAFDKGESRAAVLGRMQDAMDKALAKLWAERAPDTVARTPKEAVILASIVEKETGVPSERPMVAGVYGNRLKARMMLQADPTIIYPITKGKPLGRRIKKSEIAAVNDYNTYAMTGLPKGPIANPGRLSILAVLHPAETKALYFVADGKGGHIFADTLQEHNENVRKWFEIRRARGEL
- the uvrC gene encoding excinuclease ABC subunit UvrC, coding for MSGPQSPDRFHEDKASFTVTGSQPDMEAGVEAIRTTLKTLPTRPGVYRMQDARGDVLYVGKARALRNRVTSYTQVDRLPKRLQRMVAQTRSMTIVTTNSEAEALLLEAQLIKRFRPPYNVLLRDDKSFPFILLREDHDFPRVQKHRGARKYKGRYYGPFASAGSVTRTINALQKLFLLRSCTDSFFANRSRPCLLYQIRRCSAPCVGRIDDAHYAELVQDAQDFLGGKSTAVQKKLGQAMQAASDAMDFEQAAVLRDRLKALTFIQGSQAINAEGLGDADIFALATRGGSMCIQAFFIRGGQNWGHRSFFPVHTAEVAEDEVLSSFMAQFYEEVPPPKLILSDRVPAECDLMAQALTERIGSRVRIEVPQRGDRTRLIKQAQRNAVEALDRRLAETTTQAKVLEEMVETFGLDGVPDRIEIYDNSHIQGAHALGAMVVAGPEGFRKNAYRKFNMKNPETSNDDFAMMREMFERRFAKWAGDGAAREDPDRDGGEWPDLVLIDGGKGQLSAARAILEEMGIEDVCMIGIAKGPHHGREGREVFHMPDGREITFPLNHPVLFYLQRLRDEAHRFAIGAHRQKRSKAITVSSLDEVPGIGPSRKKALLMHFGTARAVKSAALEDLLKAPGVSKAVAQQIYDYFHG
- a CDS encoding sensor histidine kinase, with translation MSCWDMRALSALRPWRTLDFTRLLLAVIYTVVSFTFSNARHWVEMAEHVLVVLMLLLALSAVFLSSRSWVTDMRVRAPVICLDALLFLALLLVTNPSNSPYFSGSFFVAVEVALIVRRRFHLLVALAAGAAAIGTTWFDKVAFLPPEPEAERVVLRACYLAVAILVTGVLLGPRREALLEYERSNRLLEGELPTSRRDHGPFLLQALRLATGADAVAVLFRMASHEPPRFAGSGALEPPSTDFGNLLAADTGWHDRSRKASIILSNDGISTLGALSEGGQAWTALLDVDTVLTMRVAIGTFEAVGAACLDDPCHEDRAAIAQRVFESACEELTVRNSLDLAHAIAGARERERLQRELHDSVLQALASIRFQIAPLLGGQPVAPRAVMENVDRIAKDQIATIRWIIKPEADEEDLAYLPETLAMVVRSLGEQWGISCNLKVEDGNCATNAMIGRELSFAVREIVANAVRHARARSVDFLLEPDGNRIALQVSDDGVPNMARLGSSGAVPSRSLMRRIQMLGGEVFLQNIGGRTTIRITVPRK
- a CDS encoding DUF2569 domain-containing protein, which translates into the protein MVRTVRDRLYRKSVAVVLSMQVNLERIVAIWILAAAFACGLRLAFPATPYQSTPWVSGAGLLPYLLVVGAPVGSLLLGLKLFPAGRIHAQPAFRLAQVGRWRKVDCLKAREMSQFGLYGLMASLLVGIAVNVPVRTLEFLGSIPALGSYSPSWFVGLYGVMLADVVILSSLYMFAFAMALRLAPLFPRFLVMVWGVDLLAQLGIARLVAGVDNVPHAVDSALLDMLTGNVKKVLISAAIWLPYLLLSERVNVTFRHRVSAH
- a CDS encoding Flp family type IVb pilin; the protein is MTFFKNLWNDQSGASAAEYALILAIVGTGIAVAAWNLGDAVGTAMNNAKDCIASAGTDTSAAPADC